The following is a genomic window from Pedobacter sp. KBS0701.
AAAAGGTTATTACTTCCAACCCACGTTCTACCGTTGGTACCTCAACTGAAATTTACGATTACCTGAAACTGCTTTTCTCACGCATAGGGAAAACCATTTCGCCTGTTTCAGGCAAAGAAGTGAAAAAGGATTCGGTAAGTACGGTGGTAGATTATGTAAATGCCATGCCTGAAGATACAACGGTAACCATTTTTTGTCCGTTATATCCGCATAACAACCGTACGATTAAGGAAGAACTGGCTATTTTATTACAAAAGGGATTTTTACGTGTGCTGATCAATGATAAAATAGAAAAGATAGAAGCTGTTTTAGACGATGCTGATTTTAAAGATGAAGAACTCACAGATGATAAAACCGTTCAGATCCTGATCGATCGTATTGTAACCAATCAGGAAGAAGAAACATTAAGCAGACTGGCCGATTCGGCACAGACCGCTTTTTTTGAAGGTAAAGGCGATTGTTATGTAGAAGCCCAGGGTCAAACGAAACATTTTAGCGATCGTTTTGAACTGGATGGAATAAAATTTGAAGAACCTACGCCCAACTTTTTCTCTTTTAACAATCCTTACGGCGCCTGTAAACGCTGCGAAGGTTATGGAAACGTAATCGGCATTGATGAAGATCTGGTAATTCCTGATAAAAGCAAGAGTGTTTATGATAATGCCATTGCCCCATGGCGTGGCGAAAAAATGAACGTCTGGTTGCAAAACTTTATTAAAGCTGCTCCGAAATTCGATTTTCCTATTCACCGTTCCTATAGTGCGCTTACTGAAAAAGAACAGCAATTACTTTGGACCGGCAATAAATATTTTGCTGGATTGAATGCTTTTTTCAAGGAACTGGAAGAGCAGACTTATAAAATCCAGTACCGCGTGATGTTATCACGCTACCGTGGAAAAACCACTTGTCCGGATTGTAAAGGCTCGCGTTTGCGTAAAGATGCCTCGTACGTTAAAATAGCAGAAAAATCAATTATCGATGTGGTTTTAATGCCATTATCGAAAGCTTTAGTTTTCTTTAATGAACTGAAATTAAATGCGAACGATACCAAAATTGCCAAACGTTTGCTGGCAGAAATTGATAACCGTTTCCTGTATTTAAACAATGTTGGTTTGGGTTACCTTACCTTAAACCGTTTGTCCAATACTTTATCAGGAGGAGAATCGCAGAGGATCAATTTGGCGACTTCATTGGGAAGTAGTTTAGTGGGTTCTATTTACGTTTTGGACGAACCAAGTATCGGTTTGCATCCACGTGATACCAATAAACTGATTGAAGTATTGATTTCGCTTCGTAATGTTGGTAATACCGTTATAGTGGTAGAGCACGAAGAAGAAATGATGCGTGCAGCCGATCATATTATCGATATAGGTCCGGAGGCAGGTACTCATGGGGGTAATCTGGTTTTCAGTGGTAACTACGAGGAGATTTTAAAAGATAAAAATAGCTTAACAGGCCGCTACCTGTCTGGCGTAGAAAAAATTGCCATTCCGGATAAACGCCGTAAATGGAAAGACCACATCCTGATTAAAGGTGCCAGGGAAAACAACCTGCAGCATATTGATGTGAAATTTCCGCTAGGTGTTTTTACTGCCGTAAGTGGTGTTTCGGGATCGGGTAAAACCAGTTTGGTTAAAAAGATTTTATATCCGGCATTACAGAAAGCTATCGGAAATTATGCTGGTGAACAAACCGGTGCTTACGATGGTATTTTCGGTAACTACGATCTGGTAAGTGCTGTAGAAATGGTTGATCAGAACCCGATTGGCCGTTCCAGCCGTTCAAATCCGGTTACTTATGTCAAAGCCTGGGATGATATCCGAGCACTTTTTTCAGGCTTGCCAGCTGCAAAGGCGGCTGGACTGAAACCTGCTGCTTTCTCGTTTAACGTTGAAGGTGGCCGTTGCGATGTTTGCCAGGGTGAAGGTGAGGTAAAGATCGAAATGCAGTTTATGGCAGATATTTATCTGCCTTGCGAAGCTTGCAACGGCAAACGCTTTAAGCAACAGGTGTTAGATATCACTTATAAAGAAAAAAATGTTTCCGAGATTTTGGATATGACCATTGATGAAGCGGTTGATTTCTTTAAGGATGAACAGAAAATCCTGAATAAGCTAAATCCCCTGGTTGATGTGGGTTTGGGATATGTGCATCTGGGGCAATCATCAAATACTTTATCGGGCGGTGAGGCGCAGCGGATCAAGCTGGCTTCGTTTCTGATTAAGGGCAATAATGCCAATAAAACGGTATTTATTTTTGATGAGCCAACCACTGGTTTGCACTTCCATGATATCAAAAAACTCTTAAAAGCATTAAATACACTTATTGAACAAGGGAATACCATTTTGGTTATCGAACACAATATGGATATGATTAAATGTGCCGATTGGGTTATCGATATTGGCCCTGAAGGAGGTGATGCCGGTGGTAATGTGGTATTTGAAGGAGTGCCTGAAGAATTGGTTAAAGTAAAAAATTCGTACACCGGAAAATATTTAGCATCGCATTTAAATTTAAATCCATAATTTCGGCAATGCTTTTTCTAACGTTTTTCATCGGCATCGCTCTCAATGCCATGGGTTATATTCCCCCGGGCAACATCA
Proteins encoded in this region:
- the uvrA gene encoding excinuclease ABC subunit UvrA — its product is MSKKEAEKDPHKNIIIKGARVHNLKNIDVAIPKNKLVVVTGMSGSGKSSLAFDTLYAEGQRRYVESLSSYARQFMGRMNKPDVDYIKGIAPAIAIEQKVITSNPRSTVGTSTEIYDYLKLLFSRIGKTISPVSGKEVKKDSVSTVVDYVNAMPEDTTVTIFCPLYPHNNRTIKEELAILLQKGFLRVLINDKIEKIEAVLDDADFKDEELTDDKTVQILIDRIVTNQEEETLSRLADSAQTAFFEGKGDCYVEAQGQTKHFSDRFELDGIKFEEPTPNFFSFNNPYGACKRCEGYGNVIGIDEDLVIPDKSKSVYDNAIAPWRGEKMNVWLQNFIKAAPKFDFPIHRSYSALTEKEQQLLWTGNKYFAGLNAFFKELEEQTYKIQYRVMLSRYRGKTTCPDCKGSRLRKDASYVKIAEKSIIDVVLMPLSKALVFFNELKLNANDTKIAKRLLAEIDNRFLYLNNVGLGYLTLNRLSNTLSGGESQRINLATSLGSSLVGSIYVLDEPSIGLHPRDTNKLIEVLISLRNVGNTVIVVEHEEEMMRAADHIIDIGPEAGTHGGNLVFSGNYEEILKDKNSLTGRYLSGVEKIAIPDKRRKWKDHILIKGARENNLQHIDVKFPLGVFTAVSGVSGSGKTSLVKKILYPALQKAIGNYAGEQTGAYDGIFGNYDLVSAVEMVDQNPIGRSSRSNPVTYVKAWDDIRALFSGLPAAKAAGLKPAAFSFNVEGGRCDVCQGEGEVKIEMQFMADIYLPCEACNGKRFKQQVLDITYKEKNVSEILDMTIDEAVDFFKDEQKILNKLNPLVDVGLGYVHLGQSSNTLSGGEAQRIKLASFLIKGNNANKTVFIFDEPTTGLHFHDIKKLLKALNTLIEQGNTILVIEHNMDMIKCADWVIDIGPEGGDAGGNVVFEGVPEELVKVKNSYTGKYLASHLNLNP